From the genome of Streptomyces sp. NBC_01142:
CCTGCGTGAGGTGGCCGCTGTTCTTGAGCTCGGACAGCTTCGCGAGTTCATCCACCTGGCTTTGGCTGCCGTCGGAACCCGCGGCCTTCTGAACGTACTTGCGGAAGGCTTCTTCCTGCTCCTTCACCTGCTTGACGTCTCGTTCACCCATGCCTCGTCCGCGGGCGATGAGATAGACGAGAACGCCGATGAAAGGAAGTAGCAGGGCAAAGATGAGCCATGCTGCCTTGGCCCATCCGCTGAGTGAATCGTCCCGGAAGATGTCCGTGATGACCTTGAACAGCAGGAAGAACCACATGACCCACAGGAAGAAGTACATCATCGTCAGAAACAGATTGAGGAGTGGGTAGTCATCCATGGCTCGAATCACGATCCTTTCGCTGTTTCCTTGATACATCGGGTGGGTCTGTGTCGCATGCGGAGTGCTGCCCGCCCTCATACGGCCCCCGAGGGGCGCGCCCCGGAGCAGTCCGCTACCTGCCTCCGATCAACTGGCGCCGAACACCCGATGTGTTGGGTGGCTCAAGACAGATGTGCGAGGGGTGGGGCGGGTGTAGACCCGTGGGGGCATGGCGGTACTGTGCGCGCACCGCCAGATGGGTGGCGCGGCAACCGTGGAGGAATTTGTGACTGTGAACAAGAGATCGTGGCGGGGTTCGGGGGCCCTGATAGCGGTCGCGACGGCCGGCGTGTTCGGTGTCGGCCTGGCGGCAGGACCGGCGCTGGCGCACACCCCGGCGTGGGCCGTGACCTGCTCCGACGTGAGCGTCGACCTGACCAACTACAGCCCCCAGGCCGAGAACACCGTCACCGTCACGGTGGACGGCAAGGACCTGCTGGCCACTGAGACGTTCAAGGGTGAGTTCCACAAGAAGCTCGAGCTCCCCAAGCACGACAAAGAGGTGACCGTCCGCCTCGTCGTGAAGGCCGGCGACAGTGACGGCCACTCGCGCGACGAGACCAAGAACGCTCCGGTGTGCCAGGACAGCACCCCGACGCCGTCGGCCACGCCGACCACTCCCTCGCCGAGCGCGACGCCGAGCACGCCCACGCCGAGTGCGACGCCGAGCGACACACCGAGCGAGACCACCAGCTCTCCCGCGGCTCCCTCCGACAAGCCGAGCCCCACCTCGCCGCCCCTGGCCGAGACGGGCTCCTCCAGCTCCACGCCGCTGATCGCGGGCGCGGCCGCTGTGGTCATCCTCGCCGGTGGCGGCATCGTGTGGGCCGCGCGCAAGCGCCGCACCGCTCAGAGCTGACCTCGGGGCACGGAAACAGCGGAAAACGCACAGGGCGGGCGGGCCGTCGGGGGACGGCCCGCCCGCCCTGCCGCGTGCTCAGGCCGCGGCAGGCGTGTAGTGGGCGGCCTCGTCACCCTCGACAACACGGCTGAGTGCGCCGTCGACACCGGCCGGGACATCGCCCGCGACCGTCACCCGGTGCAGCAGGCGCGGCAGGTCGCCGTAGTCGTCGGGCGCGTAGTGCTGGGTGATGCGGTTGTCGAACAGGACCAGGTCGCCCGGGGCCCAGGTCCAGCGCACGACATTTTCCGGACGTGTCACATACGACTGGAGAATGCGCAGGATGTCGCGGGACTCGGACGGCGACAGGCCCACCAGAGACTGCGCGAAGCCACCGATGAACAGACCGCGCTCGCCCGACTCCGGGTGGACCCGCACCACCGGGTGCTCGGTGCGGTACTTCCGGGAGACGAACCGACGCCGGTGCTCGGCCGCCTTCTCGCTCTTGGGCTCCGCATAGTCGTACGCGTTGGTGTGAACGGCCCACAGCCGGTCGGCCAGCTCGCGCAGCGCCTCGGGCAGATCCCGGTAGGCGGCGGCGGAGTTGGCGATCAGTGTGTTGCCGCCGTAGGGCGGGACCACCAGGCTGCGCAGGGTGGACGCCTTGGGCGGGGTCCGCAGGAACGTGACGTCGGTGTGCCACTGGTTGGCGCGGATGCCCTCGTCGCCGTCGACCGGGAGGATGTGCGGCTGTCCCTCGACGGACGGCACCGTGGGGTGCGCGGTGGTGAGTTCGCCGAAGAGTGAGGCGAATCGAATCTGAGCGGCGTCATCGAGCTGCTGATCGCGGAAGAAGAGCGCTTTGTGCTCCAGGAGCGCCGCGTTGATCTCGGTGACGATCGCGGGGTCGAGGTCGGCGGAGATGTCGACGCCGAGGATCTCGGCGCCGATGCGGCCGCCGATGCGGCGGATGTCGAAACCGGTGCTGGTCATGCGGATGCTGCCTTTCTCTGGGACGGAGACGGGCTTGGATGGTGGACCGGGACGGGAGAGACGGGCTTTACGCGGTGGCTTGGGACAGGCTTACGTGGTGGCCGTGCGGCCTGCAGGGCGCTCCAGGCCGTAGTGGTCGCGCAGAGTGCGGCCGCTGTACTCGGTACGGAACAGACCCCGGTTCTGCAGCAGCGGGACCACCTGGTCGACGAAGTCCTCGAGTCCGCCGGGCAGATACGGCGGCATGATGTTGAAGCCGTCCGCGGCGCCCTGGGTGAACCACTCCTCGAGCTGGTCCGCGATCTGCTCGGGTGTACCGGCGAAGACCCGGTGGCCGCGGCCGCCGCCGAGCTTGGCGATCAGCTGGCGGATGGTGAGCTGCTCGCGCCGTGCGAGCTCCGCGACCAGCGTGAAGCGGGACTTGTTGCCGTTGATGTCCTGCTCCTCGGGGAGCTCGGGCAGCGGGCCGTCGAGCGGCAGTCCGCCGAGATCCGTGCCGAGCATCCCCGACAGCTGCTGCAGCCCGTACTCGGGTACCTGCAGGCCGGTCAGCTCTTCCTCCAGCGCCAGCGCCTCGGCCTCGGTTCCGCCGATGACGGGGCAGATGCCGGGCAGGATCTTCAACTGATCGGCCTCGCGGCCGTACTTCGCCAGCCGGGACTTGAGGTCCTTGTAGAAGGTCTGGCCGTCGGCGAGGGTCTGCTGGGCGGTGAACACCGCCTCCGCGTACCGGGCCGCGAACTCCTTGCCGTCCTCCGAGGAGCCGGCCTGCACCAGCAGCGGATGACCCTGTGGCGAACGCTGCACGTTCAGCGGCCCGTCGACCCGGAAATGCTTGCCGCGGTGGCCGATCGGCCGTACCGCGTCCACCTCCGTGTAGACGCCGCGCTCGCGGTCGATGACCGGCGCATCGTCCCGCCAGCTGTCCCACAGTTCCTTGGTCACGTCGAGGAACTCCGCGGCCCGCTCGTAGCGCAGACCGTGCTCCAGATGCTCCTCGAGGCCGAAGTTCCTCGCCTCGGCGACATTCCCGGAGGTGACGATGTTCCAGCCGGCGCGCCCACCGCTGAGGTGGTCGAGCGAGGCGAACTTACGGGCCACATGGAAGGGCTCGTTGAAGGTGGTGGAAACGGTCGCGATGAGCCCGATGTGCTCGGTGGCGACGGCCAGCGCGGACAGCAGCGTGAGCGGTTCGAAACCGCCGACCGCGTTGTGGCGGGCATTGCCCCACAGGGCGACGCCGTCCGCGAGGAAGAGCGAGTCGAGCCTGCCGCGTTCGGCAGTGCGGGCCAGCTCCTGGAAGTACGCGAGATCGGTGATCCGCTCCGGCTGGGTGCGCGGGTGACGCCAGGCGGCGTCGTGATGCCCGGCGTTCATGAGGAACGCGTTGAGATGGAACTGGCGTGGAGCGTCGGCGGACATGTGTCGTTCCTCAGTTTCCGGTCGGGGTGCGCCAGGAGGTGAAGCGGCGTTCGAGGGCCACCAGGAGCTGGTTGAAGGCCACGCCGATGGCGGAGATCGTGATGATCCCGGCGTACATCTCGGGGATCGCGAAGTTGAACTGCGAGAAGTTGACGAGATAGCCGAGCCCGGCCTTGGCGCCCACCATTTCGGCGGCGACCAGCACCAGGATGGCGACCGCCCCGGCCAGCCGGATGCCGGTGAACACGGTCGGTACGGAGGCGGGCAGGATCACCTTCTGGAAGATCCTCGGGGCGGGCAGGTCCATCGACCTGGCCAGCCTGAGCAGGGTCGGATCGACGCTGCGCACGGCGCTGATGGTGTTGAGGAGGACCGGCCAGGTGCAGGCGTACAGCACGATCGAGATCTTCGAGGTCTCACCGATGCCCAGCAGCAGCACGAAAACCGGCAGCAGAGCGAGCGCGGCGGTGTTGCGGAAGACCTCCAGCAGCGGCCCGAGGAGATCCGCGAGCGGCCGGTACCAGCCGATCAGCAGGCCGAGCGGTACGGCGATGGCGACCGCGAATCCGAATCCGGTGAACGAGCGCCCGAGGCTGGCCTGTGCGTGTTCGGCGAGCTGCCCGTCCAGAAGCAGCTCCCACCAGGCGACCGCGACCTCGGAGAACGGGGGCAGGAAGATCCGGTCGACCAGGCCGAGCCGGGGCGCGGTCTCCCACACGACCAGCAGCACGCCGATCGCCACGGTCCTGGTGAGGGCGGTCAGCAGGATCCGGCCGGTGCGTCGGACCGGCGCGGGCAGTGCCGGGGCGCGGACCGGCGGGGCGAACGCGGGTTCGGTGCGCTGTGCCGCGCCGCTCACATCGGCGGCGGTCGCCGGCGCCTTCTCGGTGGTGATGGTCATAGCGTTGCCGCCTCCCTCTCCTCTTGCTGGGCCCGGCTGACCTCGTCGCGCAGCAGGCTCCAGATCTGATGACGGTGGTGCGCGAACTCGGGGGT
Proteins encoded in this window:
- a CDS encoding SHOCT domain-containing protein; translation: MDDYPLLNLFLTMMYFFLWVMWFFLLFKVITDIFRDDSLSGWAKAAWLIFALLLPFIGVLVYLIARGRGMGERDVKQVKEQEEAFRKYVQKAAGSDGSQSQVDELAKLSELKNSGHLTQEEFDAAKAKLLA
- a CDS encoding ABC transporter permease; the encoded protein is MTITTEKAPATAADVSGAAQRTEPAFAPPVRAPALPAPVRRTGRILLTALTRTVAIGVLLVVWETAPRLGLVDRIFLPPFSEVAVAWWELLLDGQLAEHAQASLGRSFTGFGFAVAIAVPLGLLIGWYRPLADLLGPLLEVFRNTAALALLPVFVLLLGIGETSKISIVLYACTWPVLLNTISAVRSVDPTLLRLARSMDLPAPRIFQKVILPASVPTVFTGIRLAGAVAILVLVAAEMVGAKAGLGYLVNFSQFNFAIPEMYAGIITISAIGVAFNQLLVALERRFTSWRTPTGN
- a CDS encoding LAETG motif-containing sortase-dependent surface protein, with translation MTVNKRSWRGSGALIAVATAGVFGVGLAAGPALAHTPAWAVTCSDVSVDLTNYSPQAENTVTVTVDGKDLLATETFKGEFHKKLELPKHDKEVTVRLVVKAGDSDGHSRDETKNAPVCQDSTPTPSATPTTPSPSATPSTPTPSATPSDTPSETTSSPAAPSDKPSPTSPPLAETGSSSSTPLIAGAAAVVILAGGGIVWAARKRRTAQS
- a CDS encoding LLM class flavin-dependent oxidoreductase; this translates as MSADAPRQFHLNAFLMNAGHHDAAWRHPRTQPERITDLAYFQELARTAERGRLDSLFLADGVALWGNARHNAVGGFEPLTLLSALAVATEHIGLIATVSTTFNEPFHVARKFASLDHLSGGRAGWNIVTSGNVAEARNFGLEEHLEHGLRYERAAEFLDVTKELWDSWRDDAPVIDRERGVYTEVDAVRPIGHRGKHFRVDGPLNVQRSPQGHPLLVQAGSSEDGKEFAARYAEAVFTAQQTLADGQTFYKDLKSRLAKYGREADQLKILPGICPVIGGTEAEALALEEELTGLQVPEYGLQQLSGMLGTDLGGLPLDGPLPELPEEQDINGNKSRFTLVAELARREQLTIRQLIAKLGGGRGHRVFAGTPEQIADQLEEWFTQGAADGFNIMPPYLPGGLEDFVDQVVPLLQNRGLFRTEYSGRTLRDHYGLERPAGRTATT
- a CDS encoding TauD/TfdA family dioxygenase produces the protein MTSTGFDIRRIGGRIGAEILGVDISADLDPAIVTEINAALLEHKALFFRDQQLDDAAQIRFASLFGELTTAHPTVPSVEGQPHILPVDGDEGIRANQWHTDVTFLRTPPKASTLRSLVVPPYGGNTLIANSAAAYRDLPEALRELADRLWAVHTNAYDYAEPKSEKAAEHRRRFVSRKYRTEHPVVRVHPESGERGLFIGGFAQSLVGLSPSESRDILRILQSYVTRPENVVRWTWAPGDLVLFDNRITQHYAPDDYGDLPRLLHRVTVAGDVPAGVDGALSRVVEGDEAAHYTPAAA